ACGATCCCCGGCACGCAGACGCAGGTCGTGGGCGACGAGATCGCCGACGAGCTCGGCGGCCAGAGCACCGGCACCGCCAACGTCGTCTTCTCGACCGACGACGGCTCGGCGTTCACCGACGAGCAGCGCACCGGCATCGCCGACCTGCTCGCCGAGATCGGCGACGTCGACACCGTCGAGACGACCGTCGACCCCTTCGACACGCAGCAGCAGCGCGCCGACCAGGCCGCGCAGCTCGACGCATCCGCTGCCGAGGCCGAGGCGGGCCAGCAGCAGCTGGATGCCGGGCAGGCGCAGCTCGACGCCGGCCAGGCCGAGCTCGACGCGAGCCGCGAGCAGCTCGAGGCAGCGCTCGCGCAGGCGGCAGGCACGCCGGCCGAGGCGCAGCTGCAGCAGCAGGCGGCGCTGCTCGACGCCGGCCAGCAGCAGCTCGACGACCAGCAGGCGCAGCTCGACCAGGGTCAGGCCGACCTCGACGCGGGCGCCGCACAGCTCGAGGCGGGCCGGACCCTGCTCGATGCCGCCGACGCGCTGCAGTTCGTCGCGGCCGACGACAGCGCCGCCATCGGCATCATCCAGTTCTCGACCAGCGCCTACGAGGTGCCGGCGGAGGACAAGGCCGCCATCGTCGAGACCATCGAGGGCGCCGACATCGACGGCGTCACCGTCGACGCCTCCGCCGAGCTCACGACCAACGTCTCCGACCTCGTCGGCCCCGCCGAGATCATCGGCGTCGTCGTCGCCGCGATCGTGCTGCTCGTCATGCTGCGCGCCCTGCTGCCCGCGATGCTGCCGATCGTCGCGTCGCTCATCGGCATCGGCGTCGGCGTCACCACCGCGCTCGCCCTCTCCGGCGTCGTCGAGATGACCTCGATCACGCCCGTGCTCGGCGTCATGCTGGGCCTCGCGGTGGGCATCGACTACACGCTGTTCATCGTCAACAGGCACCGTACGCAGCTGCGGCGCGGCCTCGACGTGCGCGAATCGATCGCGCTGGCCAACGGCACCTCCGGCACCGCCGTCGTGTTCGCGGGCTCGACCGTCGTCATCGCGCTGCTCGCGCTCAACGTCACGGGCATCGGCTTCCTCGGCGTCATGGGATCCGTCGGCGCATGGTGCGTCGCCGTGGCCGTGCTCATCGCCGTGTCCCTCACGCCGGCGGCGCTGTCCCTCATCGGCATGAAGGTGCTCACGCGCAAGGAGCGCGCCGCAGCGCAGGCCGCCCAGTCGGCGCCCGTCGCGGCCGAGCATCCGAAGCCCATGCGCTCGGGCCTCGCCGTGCTGCGCGTCGCCCTCGCGATCGCGGCGCTCGCCGTCATCGCCATCCCGGCGCTGTCGATGCGCCTCGGCCTGCCCGACGGCTCGGCCGAGCCGCAGGACTCGACGCAGTACGCCGCCTACCAGACGACCGCCGAGGAGTTCGGCGAGGGCCTCAACGGTCCGCTCGTCGTGTCGGCGCGCCTGGATGCGCCCATGGCCGACGACGAGGTCGTGGTCTGGCAGGCCGACGTCGCCGAGCAGCTGCTCGGCGTGGCCGACGTCGAGGCCGTCGCGCCCGTGGGCGTCGGCGAGGACGACGACTTCCTCGTCTTCCAGCTCATGCCCGCCGAGGGTCCCGCGAGCGTCTCGACCGAGCAGCTCGTGCACGCGCTGCGCGACCTCACGCCCATCGACGGCGTCGAGTCCTACGGCGTCGCGGGCACGGCGAGCGGCAACATCGACCTGTCCGAGACGATCGGCGACGCGCTGCCCACGTACGTGGCCATCGTCATCGGCCTGTCGTTCCTCATCCTGCTCGTCGTGTTCCGCTCGATCCTCGTGCCGCTCGTCGCGACCGCAGGGTTCGCGCTCTCGCTCTTCGCGGCGCTGGGCGCCGTGACGGCCGTCTACCAGTGGGGCTGGCTCGGCGACCTGTTCGGCGTGCACGACCCCGGCCCCGTGCTGAGCTTCGCGCCCGTCGTCATCACGGGCGTGCTGTTCGGCCTCGCGATGGACTACCAGCTGTTCCTCGTGTCGGGCATGCGCGAGGCGTTCGTGCACGGATCGCGGGCGAAGGAGGCGGTCGTGGCGGGCCTGCGGAACGGCGCACCCGTCGTCACGGCGGCGGCGATCATCATGATCTCCGTCTTCGGCGGCTTCGTGTTCTCGCACATGTCGATGGTGCGACCCTTCGGCTTCGGCCTCGCGATCGGCGTGCTCTTCGACGCGTTCGTCGTGCGCATGGTGCTCATCCCCGCGGCGATGCACCTGCTGGGTCGGTCGGCGTGGTGGATCCCCCGCTGGCTCGACCGCATCCTGCCGAACGTCGACGTGGAGGGCTCGAGCCTCGAGCGCGACGCCGGCCGGCGGGCGCACCCGACGACCGCGGAGCTCGCGGCGGCGGAGGTGCGCTCGGCACCCGCGAAGGACTGACGGATGCGCGAAGGGCCCCGACCTGTGAGGTCGGGGCCCTTCGTCGCGTCCGGGGCTCGCTTCGTGTTGCGTTTTGCAGGCGATCCGGGGTGGCGGAGGGAAGATACCCCTCTGACCCCCCTGATCGCCTGCAAAACGCAACCGACAGAGGTCTGCGCGTCAGCGCGCGAGCAGCCGCTCGATCGCGTCGACGACGCCGTGCTCGCGGTTCGAACGGGCCGTGTGGCGGGCGCGGGCGCGCACCGTCGGGTGCGCGTTCGCCATCGCGAACGAGTGCTCGGCCGCATCCATCATCTGCAGGTCGTTGAGGTAGTCGCCGAACACCGCCGTCTGCGCGGGCGTGATGCCGAGGCGCTCCTGCAGCGCGCGCACCGCGACGCCCTTGTCGATCGAGCGGGACATGATGTCGACCCAGCGCTCGCTCGACACGACGATCTGGTGGGTCGCCGAGAACGCGGCGAGGCCCGCGGCGACGGCGACGGGGTCGTGGAAGTCGATGACGGCGAGCTTGAGGATGTCGTCGTCGTGCTCGAGCAGGTCGTCGACGACCTCGATGGCCGCGAAGTACTGGCCGGCAGCCTCGAGGAATCGCTCGTCGGCGCGCTCCACGACGGCGCCGCGCTTGCCGCACAGC
The sequence above is a segment of the Agrococcus jejuensis genome. Coding sequences within it:
- a CDS encoding MMPL family transporter, which codes for MALLLARLGRFAARRAWVVIVAWVVLLGGGIAAFLAFGGTLATNVTIPGTQTQVVGDEIADELGGQSTGTANVVFSTDDGSAFTDEQRTGIADLLAEIGDVDTVETTVDPFDTQQQRADQAAQLDASAAEAEAGQQQLDAGQAQLDAGQAELDASREQLEAALAQAAGTPAEAQLQQQAALLDAGQQQLDDQQAQLDQGQADLDAGAAQLEAGRTLLDAADALQFVAADDSAAIGIIQFSTSAYEVPAEDKAAIVETIEGADIDGVTVDASAELTTNVSDLVGPAEIIGVVVAAIVLLVMLRALLPAMLPIVASLIGIGVGVTTALALSGVVEMTSITPVLGVMLGLAVGIDYTLFIVNRHRTQLRRGLDVRESIALANGTSGTAVVFAGSTVVIALLALNVTGIGFLGVMGSVGAWCVAVAVLIAVSLTPAALSLIGMKVLTRKERAAAQAAQSAPVAAEHPKPMRSGLAVLRVALAIAALAVIAIPALSMRLGLPDGSAEPQDSTQYAAYQTTAEEFGEGLNGPLVVSARLDAPMADDEVVVWQADVAEQLLGVADVEAVAPVGVGEDDDFLVFQLMPAEGPASVSTEQLVHALRDLTPIDGVESYGVAGTASGNIDLSETIGDALPTYVAIVIGLSFLILLVVFRSILVPLVATAGFALSLFAALGAVTAVYQWGWLGDLFGVHDPGPVLSFAPVVITGVLFGLAMDYQLFLVSGMREAFVHGSRAKEAVVAGLRNGAPVVTAAAIIMISVFGGFVFSHMSMVRPFGFGLAIGVLFDAFVVRMVLIPAAMHLLGRSAWWIPRWLDRILPNVDVEGSSLERDAGRRAHPTTAELAAAEVRSAPAKD
- a CDS encoding HAD family hydrolase, whose protein sequence is MTTTESIPTVAHPFDDADIRLIVSDMDGTLLDEHGTVPDRLWGQLERLRERGIVFAPASGRQYASLHSLFEQAIDGMCVIAENGSIVMQDGEELSSVTIERDGAAAIVRTLRQLAADGADLGIVLCGKRGAVVERADERFLEAAGQYFAAIEVVDDLLEHDDDILKLAVIDFHDPVAVAAGLAAFSATHQIVVSSERWVDIMSRSIDKGVAVRALQERLGITPAQTAVFGDYLNDLQMMDAAEHSFAMANAHPTVRARARHTARSNREHGVVDAIERLLAR